In a genomic window of Rhizobium sp. CIAT894:
- a CDS encoding ABC transporter permease, which produces MLRYILWRIAAMVPTLFVISALVFTIIELPPGDFFESQIAELRASGETANLQEIEEMRQQYGFDKPEIVRYFYWVGGMLHGDFGYSFEYQLPVSDVVGDRLWLTILVSFTTILLTWLIAFPIGIYSATHQYSWGDYGLTFLGLLGIAIPNFMLALILMYFANIWFGISIGHLMDQQYISAPMSWEKARSILSHLWIPVIIVGTAGTAGMIRRLRANLLDEMQKQYVTTARAKGLHPMRALLKYPLRMALNFFVADIGSILPSIISGAEIVAIVLSLETTGPMLIKALQSQDMYLAGSFLMFLAFLNVIGVLISDIALGFLDPRIRLQGRSTK; this is translated from the coding sequence CCGACACTCTTCGTCATTTCGGCGCTGGTTTTCACCATCATCGAGCTGCCGCCGGGCGATTTCTTCGAGAGCCAGATCGCCGAGCTGCGCGCCTCCGGCGAAACCGCCAACCTCCAGGAAATCGAGGAGATGCGCCAGCAATACGGCTTCGACAAGCCGGAGATCGTGCGCTATTTCTACTGGGTCGGCGGCATGCTGCACGGCGATTTCGGCTATTCCTTCGAATACCAGCTGCCGGTCTCCGACGTGGTCGGCGATCGCCTCTGGCTGACGATCCTCGTCTCCTTCACCACCATCCTGCTCACCTGGCTGATCGCCTTTCCGATCGGCATCTATTCGGCCACGCACCAGTACAGCTGGGGCGATTACGGGCTGACCTTCCTCGGCCTGCTCGGCATCGCCATTCCGAACTTCATGCTGGCTCTGATCCTGATGTATTTCGCCAATATCTGGTTCGGCATCTCGATCGGTCATCTGATGGACCAGCAATATATCTCGGCGCCGATGAGCTGGGAGAAGGCGCGGTCGATCCTCTCTCATCTATGGATCCCGGTGATCATCGTCGGCACCGCCGGCACGGCCGGCATGATCAGGCGACTGCGCGCCAATCTGCTCGACGAGATGCAGAAGCAGTATGTGACGACTGCCCGCGCCAAGGGCCTGCATCCGATGCGGGCGCTGCTCAAATATCCGCTGCGCATGGCGCTCAACTTCTTCGTCGCCGATATCGGCTCGATCCTGCCGTCGATCATCTCGGGCGCCGAGATCGTCGCCATCGTGCTGTCGCTGGAAACGACGGGACCGATGCTGATCAAGGCGCTGCAGAGCCAGGACATGTATCTGGCCGGCTCCTTCCTGATGTTTTTGGCCTTCCTCAACGTCATCGGCGTGCTGATCTCCGACATCGCGCTCGGCTTCCTCGATCCCCGCATCCGTCTGCAAGGCAGGAGCACCAAATAA